From the genome of Azospirillum brasilense, one region includes:
- a CDS encoding GntR family transcriptional regulator: protein MNPPPINVQPLDTGSTFRAQAYHALKQAISQMDIYDHNEEIRLEERQLSELLGVSRTPIREALTLLEQEGFIRLQPRRGIFVIRKTKAEIVEMIQVWAALESMAGRMVATQATDEDIRTLWDLFRNFEMRNPKEHVNEYSDANIAFHKSIIRLSGSKLIQEMTDNLFIHIRAIRKLTIGQDNRAERSIHDHKEIIKALERRDVDQAEQLIRDHTLGLAAHVEKHCDFLE, encoded by the coding sequence ATGAACCCTCCGCCGATCAACGTCCAGCCGCTCGACACCGGATCGACCTTCCGCGCTCAAGCGTATCATGCGTTGAAGCAAGCCATCTCGCAAATGGACATCTACGACCATAACGAGGAGATCCGGCTTGAGGAGCGGCAGCTCAGCGAGTTGCTGGGCGTCAGCCGGACGCCGATCCGCGAGGCGCTGACCCTGTTGGAGCAGGAGGGGTTCATCCGCCTCCAGCCGCGCCGGGGCATCTTCGTCATCCGCAAGACCAAGGCTGAGATCGTCGAGATGATCCAGGTCTGGGCGGCGCTGGAGAGCATGGCCGGGCGTATGGTCGCGACGCAGGCCACCGACGAGGACATCCGCACCCTGTGGGACCTGTTCCGCAACTTCGAGATGCGGAACCCCAAGGAGCATGTCAACGAATACTCCGACGCCAACATCGCCTTCCACAAGAGCATCATCCGGCTCAGCGGGTCCAAGCTGATCCAGGAGATGACCGACAACCTGTTCATCCACATCCGCGCGATCCGCAAGCTGACCATCGGCCAGGACAACAGGGCGGAGCGGTCGATCCACGACCACAAGGAAATCATCAAGGCCCTGGAACGCCGCGACGTCGATCAGGCCGAACAGCTGATCCGCGACCACACGCTGGGTCTGGCGGCGCACGTCGAGAAGCATTGCGATTTCCTGGAGTGA
- a CDS encoding thiamine phosphate synthase, translating to MMAIPSPRLLAITDRRQAAQPLPDLAARLFAGGLRWLSLREKDLDESRQIALAHALVGRARPWGAVVTLHGDPDLALAAGTDGVHLPEGADVAAARRRLGPGAVVGLSAHDAEGIRRAALGGADYVTLSPIFPSPSKPGYGPPLGTEGLRRLAAEAPLPIIALGGVESGNIGDCLAAGAAGVAVMGTVMRTPDRLPDLLKALKGGQQ from the coding sequence ATGATGGCGATCCCGAGTCCCCGCCTCCTGGCGATCACGGACCGGCGGCAGGCGGCGCAGCCCCTGCCGGATCTGGCGGCGCGACTGTTCGCTGGGGGCTTGCGCTGGCTGTCGCTGCGCGAGAAGGATCTCGACGAATCCCGGCAGATCGCCCTGGCGCACGCGCTGGTGGGGCGGGCGCGGCCCTGGGGGGCGGTGGTCACGCTGCATGGCGACCCGGATCTGGCGCTGGCCGCCGGGACGGACGGCGTGCATCTGCCGGAGGGGGCCGATGTCGCGGCGGCGCGGCGGCGGCTCGGCCCCGGCGCGGTGGTCGGGCTCTCTGCCCACGACGCGGAAGGGATTCGGCGGGCCGCGTTGGGCGGGGCCGACTACGTCACGTTGTCGCCCATCTTTCCGTCGCCGAGCAAGCCGGGGTATGGCCCGCCGCTTGGGACGGAGGGGCTGAGACGCTTGGCCGCGGAGGCTCCCCTGCCGATCATCGCGCTCGGCGGCGTGGAGTCGGGCAATATCGGAGACTGTCTAGCCGCGGGAGCCGCCGGAGTGGCGGTCATGGGCACGGTGATGCGGACACCGGACCGCCTGCCCGATCTTCTCAAGGCCTTGAAAGGCGGACAACAGTAA
- the pyk gene encoding pyruvate kinase, which produces MQRNRSTKIVATLGPASSTYSQIFALAEAGVDVFRLNASHGTQRDHAERYRQIRAVEETVGRPIGVLLDLQGPKLRVGTFKEVAVILAGGDRFRLDLDPTPGDRTRVCVPHPEIFASLEPGHELLLNDGRMRLRVLSCGPDHAETEVMVGGTLSDRKGMNVPGTTLALSALSEKDRSDLQFGLTLGVDWIGLSFVQRPEDILEARALIGDRAHIMTKVEKPAALPRLEEIIALSDAVMVARGDLGVELPPEDVPGLQKRMIRLSRAAGKPVIVATQMLESMITEPTPTRAEASDVATAVYDGSDAVMLSAESASGKHPVEAVAMMDRIIRRVERDPLYRRIMDSEHPSPEATTPDALSAAARQIAETISAAGIATFTSTGSTARRASRERPTVPILGLSAERGTARLLSLAWGVHPVWTADVANFAEMVERASLVAAQEGIGTPGQSLIVTAGVPFGTPGTTNSLRVVTITANGLNSAAETAAAVKTHVPA; this is translated from the coding sequence ATGCAGCGCAACCGCAGCACCAAGATCGTCGCCACTCTGGGGCCGGCCAGCTCGACCTACAGCCAGATTTTCGCCCTCGCCGAGGCCGGCGTGGATGTCTTCCGCCTGAACGCCAGCCACGGCACGCAGCGCGACCACGCCGAACGCTACCGCCAGATCCGCGCGGTCGAGGAGACGGTCGGGCGCCCCATCGGCGTGCTTCTCGATCTTCAGGGTCCGAAGCTGCGCGTCGGCACCTTCAAAGAGGTGGCGGTGATCCTGGCCGGCGGCGACCGCTTCCGCCTCGACCTCGACCCCACGCCGGGCGACCGCACCCGCGTCTGCGTCCCGCATCCGGAGATCTTCGCCAGCCTGGAGCCGGGCCACGAGCTTCTGCTGAACGACGGGCGCATGCGCCTGCGCGTGCTGAGCTGCGGCCCCGACCACGCCGAGACCGAGGTCATGGTCGGCGGCACGCTGTCCGACCGCAAGGGCATGAACGTCCCCGGCACCACGCTGGCCCTCAGCGCTCTGTCGGAGAAGGACCGCAGCGACCTGCAGTTCGGCCTGACGCTGGGCGTGGACTGGATCGGCCTCAGCTTCGTGCAGCGGCCCGAGGACATCCTGGAGGCGCGCGCCCTGATCGGCGACCGCGCCCACATCATGACCAAGGTGGAGAAGCCCGCCGCCCTGCCCCGGCTGGAGGAGATCATCGCCCTGTCGGACGCGGTGATGGTGGCCCGCGGCGACCTCGGCGTGGAATTGCCGCCGGAGGACGTGCCCGGCCTGCAGAAGCGGATGATCCGCCTGAGCCGCGCCGCCGGCAAGCCGGTGATCGTCGCCACGCAGATGCTGGAATCCATGATCACCGAGCCGACGCCGACGCGCGCCGAGGCGTCGGACGTGGCGACCGCCGTCTATGACGGGTCGGACGCCGTGATGCTGTCGGCGGAATCCGCGTCGGGCAAGCATCCGGTGGAGGCCGTGGCGATGATGGACCGCATCATCCGCCGGGTCGAGCGCGACCCCCTCTACCGCCGCATCATGGACTCCGAGCATCCGAGCCCGGAGGCGACCACCCCGGACGCCCTGTCCGCCGCAGCGCGCCAGATCGCCGAGACCATATCGGCCGCCGGCATCGCCACCTTCACCAGCACCGGCTCCACCGCGCGGCGCGCCTCGCGCGAGCGGCCGACCGTGCCGATCCTCGGCCTCAGCGCCGAACGCGGGACCGCCCGGCTGCTGTCGCTGGCCTGGGGCGTGCACCCGGTCTGGACCGCCGACGTGGCGAATTTCGCGGAGATGGTCGAGCGAGCGAGCCTCGTCGCCGCCCAGGAAGGCATCGGCACGCCCGGCCAGTCGCTGATCGTGACGGCGGGCGTCCCCTTCGGAACGCCCGGCACCACCAACAGCCTGCGCGTGGTCACGATCACCGCGAACGGCCTGAACAGCGCGGCCGAAACCGCCGCCGCGGTCAAGACCCACGTGCCGGCCTGA